The following proteins are co-located in the Bordetella bronchialis genome:
- a CDS encoding Hcp family type VI secretion system effector produces the protein MAVDIFMKIDGANGESKDANHKDWTDVLSFSWGATQPGNMSSGGGLGAGKASFNDLHVVARIDKAAPAVMKHCASGKHLNMVQLSMCKAGGTQIEYSKITLEDVLVSSVQISGDGGSEAGVIANFAFQAAKVKQQYWEQTDQGGKGAETLVAWDIKQNKEVG, from the coding sequence GTGGCTGTTGATATTTTCATGAAAATCGATGGCGCCAATGGCGAATCGAAGGATGCCAACCACAAGGACTGGACCGACGTACTGTCGTTTTCCTGGGGCGCGACCCAGCCCGGCAATATGTCCAGCGGCGGCGGCCTGGGCGCGGGCAAGGCCAGCTTCAACGACTTGCACGTGGTGGCGCGCATCGACAAGGCGGCGCCGGCGGTAATGAAGCACTGCGCCAGCGGCAAGCACCTGAACATGGTGCAGCTTTCCATGTGCAAGGCCGGCGGCACGCAGATCGAATATTCCAAGATCACCCTGGAAGACGTGCTGGTGTCGTCCGTGCAGATCTCGGGCGACGGCGGTTCCGAAGCGGGCGTCATCGCCAACTTCGCCTTTCAGGCCGCCAAGGTCAAGCAGCAGTACTGGGAGCAGACCGACCAGGGCGGCAAGGGCGCCGAGACCCTGGTGGCCTGGGACATCAAGCAGAACAAGGAAGTGGGCTGA
- a CDS encoding type VI secretion system accessory protein TagJ, giving the protein MTLTAAPLHAGSLAARIESVVAGVRRQPGDADLRAQLFQLLAVQGEWERAAEQIKLCAELNPQAAPMALMYDRAIAAERRREAVLAGQAEPALPGPRPDWLDALLQALRHDPADGARAAALRARALEDADTQAGTLELAGEGAPRPFDWICDGDSRLGPVFEFIHGEHYAWLPFPYVRGIRLLPPEGLSDVLWARAEIALADGRVLHALVPARYPAPAGRRMGDQDERLRLGRLTQWEPLHAGQGAYPAYTGAGQKMWLTDRGEYALLDIRGLERA; this is encoded by the coding sequence ATGACCCTGACCGCCGCTCCCCTTCATGCCGGCAGCCTGGCCGCGCGCATCGAGTCCGTCGTCGCGGGGGTGCGCCGCCAGCCCGGCGACGCCGACCTGCGCGCGCAACTGTTCCAGCTGCTGGCCGTGCAGGGCGAATGGGAGCGCGCGGCCGAACAGATCAAGCTCTGCGCGGAGCTGAACCCCCAGGCCGCGCCCATGGCCCTGATGTACGACCGTGCCATCGCGGCCGAACGGCGGCGCGAAGCCGTCCTGGCCGGCCAGGCCGAGCCCGCCCTGCCCGGCCCGCGGCCGGACTGGCTGGACGCGCTGCTGCAAGCCCTGCGCCACGATCCCGCCGACGGCGCACGGGCCGCCGCGCTGCGCGCACGGGCGCTGGAAGATGCCGACACCCAGGCCGGCACGCTGGAACTGGCCGGCGAAGGCGCGCCGCGGCCTTTCGACTGGATCTGCGACGGCGACAGCCGCCTGGGCCCGGTCTTCGAATTCATCCACGGCGAACACTACGCGTGGCTGCCCTTCCCGTATGTGCGCGGGATCCGGCTGCTGCCGCCGGAAGGCCTGAGCGATGTGCTCTGGGCGCGGGCCGAGATCGCGCTGGCCGATGGACGCGTGCTGCATGCGCTGGTCCCGGCCCGCTATCCGGCCCCCGCCGGCCGCCGCATGGGCGATCAGGACGAACGGCTGCGATTGGGGCGCCTGACGCAATGGGAACCGCTGCACGCGGGCCAGGGCGCGTATCCCGCGTATACCGGCGCCGGGCAGAAGATGTGGCTGACGGACCGGGGCGAGTACGCCTTGCTGGATATTCGCGGCCTGGAGCGCGCCTGA
- the tssE gene encoding type VI secretion system baseplate subunit TssE, with protein sequence MGHSDPRALALRDPGPRAPAARGAAPLDAARPRVAPPLAERAARDRLQPSLLDRLMDDEPGKREEAREATMLTHARLREVVLRDLRWLLNTVSLETTDDLGPWRRVAGSVVNYGVRALAGKRMSDIDWIDVEDSIRRAIAAFEPRILDSSVEVRCVTDTGTLEHHNVLSLEIKGMLWCVPHPLEFLFRTDIDLESGHMDLRDLGGY encoded by the coding sequence ATGGGACACAGCGATCCCCGCGCGCTGGCCTTGCGCGACCCCGGCCCGCGGGCCCCGGCCGCGCGCGGCGCCGCGCCCTTGGATGCCGCGCGGCCCCGCGTGGCGCCGCCGCTGGCCGAACGCGCCGCGCGCGACCGCCTGCAGCCCTCGCTGCTGGACCGCCTGATGGACGACGAACCGGGCAAGCGCGAGGAAGCGCGCGAGGCAACGATGCTGACGCACGCCCGGTTGCGCGAGGTCGTGCTGCGCGATCTGCGCTGGCTGCTGAACACCGTCAGCCTGGAAACCACCGACGATCTCGGGCCCTGGCGCCGCGTGGCGGGATCCGTGGTGAATTACGGCGTGCGCGCCCTGGCGGGCAAACGCATGTCGGACATCGACTGGATCGACGTGGAGGACTCCATCCGCCGCGCCATCGCCGCCTTCGAGCCGCGCATCCTGGATTCCTCGGTGGAGGTCCGCTGCGTGACCGACACCGGCACGCTGGAGCACCACAACGTCCTCAGCCTGGAAATCAAGGGCATGCTGTGGTGCGTGCCGCATCCGCTGGAATTCCTGTTCCGCACCGACATCGACCTGGAAAGCGGCCACATGGACCTGCGCGACCTGGGAGGCTATTGA
- the tssF gene encoding type VI secretion system baseplate subunit TssF, whose protein sequence is MDARLLDYYNRELVYMREMGAEFAQHYPKVAGRLGMHATEVADPYVERLLEGFSFLTARIHMKMDAEFPRFTQRLLEVVYPNYLAPTPAMAVVRFEPSMNEGTLARGFDLPRGTLLRGKVPRGEQTPAEFMTGHALKLWPLRVVEAAFGPPPPDLPLARLGLAGRGARVLSALRIRIEVCGGLRLEDLDLDQLVFYLNGQDLQMQRLLEVAMGHTVAVLGHDSARPVAWINRMPAGAVRHEGFDDEQALLPADARVFQGYRLLQEYFAFPRRYLFFSVNGLKQGLRTGAAASSGKPRETRAFELTLLFSTAAPELEGAIGADNLPLHCVPAINLFPKRADRIAVTARTSEYHVVVDRTRPLDYEVYGVTRVTGHAAADRPEQEFRPFYGSVFSDPDDYGAYYSMRREPRLVSEAARRNGTRTGYTGSEVYLSLVDRHEAPFSGQLRHLTLDTLCTNRDLAVLLPLGTQTDLTLRVSAPVAAIKVLHGPTRPHPALAEDAAAWHLISHLGLNYLSLMDLNEEAGAQTLREMLTLYGNLADPAVRKHIAGVRHVRVEPMHHRLPAPGPFLYGRGVRIGLDVDEGAFSGISPYLFGAVLEKFFARHVSINMMSELVLSTLQRGEIARWKPRMGTRPAV, encoded by the coding sequence ATGGACGCGCGCCTGCTGGACTACTACAACCGCGAACTGGTCTATATGCGCGAGATGGGCGCGGAGTTCGCCCAGCACTATCCCAAGGTGGCCGGCCGCCTGGGCATGCACGCCACCGAGGTGGCGGACCCCTATGTGGAGCGCCTGCTGGAAGGCTTCAGCTTCCTGACCGCGCGCATCCACATGAAGATGGATGCCGAGTTCCCGCGCTTCACGCAGCGCCTGCTGGAGGTCGTCTATCCCAACTACCTGGCGCCCACGCCGGCCATGGCCGTGGTGCGCTTCGAGCCCAGCATGAACGAGGGCACGCTGGCCCGGGGCTTCGACCTGCCGCGTGGCACCTTGCTGCGCGGCAAAGTGCCACGCGGCGAACAGACGCCGGCCGAATTCATGACCGGCCACGCGCTGAAGCTGTGGCCTTTGCGCGTGGTGGAGGCCGCCTTCGGTCCGCCGCCGCCCGACCTGCCGCTGGCCCGCCTGGGCCTGGCCGGCCGCGGCGCGCGCGTGCTGAGCGCGCTGCGTATCCGCATCGAAGTATGCGGCGGCCTGCGGCTGGAGGACCTGGACCTGGACCAGCTGGTGTTCTACCTGAACGGCCAGGACCTGCAGATGCAGCGCCTGCTGGAAGTGGCGATGGGCCATACGGTGGCGGTGCTGGGGCACGACAGCGCCAGACCCGTCGCCTGGATCAACCGCATGCCGGCCGGCGCGGTGCGCCACGAAGGCTTCGACGACGAGCAGGCGCTGCTGCCCGCCGATGCGCGGGTCTTCCAGGGCTATCGCCTGCTGCAGGAATACTTCGCCTTCCCGCGCCGCTACCTGTTCTTCAGTGTCAACGGCTTGAAACAGGGACTGCGCACCGGCGCGGCCGCATCGTCCGGCAAGCCGCGCGAGACGCGCGCCTTCGAGCTGACCTTGCTGTTTTCAACGGCGGCGCCCGAGCTGGAAGGCGCCATCGGCGCGGACAACCTGCCGCTGCACTGCGTGCCGGCGATCAATCTGTTTCCCAAGCGCGCCGACCGCATCGCCGTCACGGCCCGCACCTCGGAATACCACGTGGTGGTGGACCGCACGCGCCCGCTGGACTACGAGGTCTACGGCGTGACGCGCGTCACCGGCCATGCGGCGGCGGACCGCCCCGAACAGGAGTTCCGGCCGTTCTACGGCTCCGTGTTCAGCGATCCCGACGACTATGGCGCCTACTATTCGATGCGTCGCGAACCGCGGCTGGTCTCCGAGGCCGCGCGACGCAACGGCACGCGCACCGGCTATACCGGCAGCGAGGTCTACCTGTCCCTGGTCGACCGCCACGAAGCGCCTTTTTCCGGGCAGCTGCGGCACCTGACCCTGGACACGCTGTGCACCAACCGCGACCTGGCGGTGCTGCTGCCGCTGGGCACGCAGACCGACCTGACCCTGCGCGTTTCCGCGCCCGTCGCCGCCATCAAGGTGCTGCATGGGCCGACGCGCCCGCATCCGGCGCTGGCCGAGGACGCCGCCGCCTGGCACCTGATCAGCCATCTGGGCCTGAACTACCTGAGCCTGATGGACCTGAACGAAGAGGCCGGCGCGCAGACGCTGCGCGAGATGCTGACCCTGTACGGCAACCTGGCGGACCCGGCGGTGCGCAAGCACATCGCCGGCGTGCGCCATGTACGCGTCGAACCCATGCATCACCGCCTGCCGGCGCCGGGCCCCTTCCTGTACGGCCGCGGCGTGCGCATCGGCCTGGACGTGGACGAAGGCGCGTTCTCCGGCATCAGCCCCTATCTGTTCGGCGCGGTGCTGGAGAAATTCTTCGCCCGCCACGTATCGATCAACATGATGTCGGAACTGGTCCTGTCCACCCTGCAGCGCGGCGAGATTGCCAGATGGAAGCCGCGCATGGGCACCCGGCCCGCCGTATAG
- a CDS encoding DUF3540 domain-containing protein, whose product MNTAAARRYPAYDPVHLLGRVVARGDDGRYRVDCDGRPWTARRAASCLLAPEVGDEVLISGPDAARVYLIAVIAQADPGRARLELAGGAALEAADGDLALQSARAIHLRGGSAVRVDTGELELRARDARCVADRIRYVAAELQATVGTTRLVGKSYEAVLDRMTLMSRISFRTVEEIEQVRAGTLDYQAEQAARVHASYTLVTGGELVKVDAKQIHMG is encoded by the coding sequence ATGAACACCGCCGCCGCGCGCCGCTATCCGGCCTACGATCCCGTCCACCTGCTGGGGCGCGTCGTCGCGCGCGGGGACGATGGCCGCTATCGCGTCGATTGCGACGGCCGGCCCTGGACCGCGCGGCGCGCGGCCAGCTGCCTGCTGGCGCCCGAGGTCGGCGACGAAGTGCTGATCAGCGGACCGGACGCCGCGCGCGTCTACCTGATCGCGGTGATCGCCCAGGCCGATCCGGGCCGCGCGCGGCTGGAGCTGGCGGGCGGCGCCGCGCTGGAAGCGGCCGACGGCGATCTCGCCCTGCAAAGCGCCCGCGCCATCCATCTGCGCGGCGGCAGCGCGGTGCGCGTGGATACCGGCGAACTGGAGCTGCGCGCCCGCGACGCGCGCTGCGTGGCCGACCGCATACGCTACGTGGCCGCCGAACTGCAGGCCACCGTCGGCACGACGCGCCTGGTGGGCAAGTCCTACGAGGCCGTGCTGGACCGCATGACGCTGATGAGCCGCATCAGCTTCCGCACCGTCGAGGAAATCGAGCAGGTGCGCGCCGGCACGCTGGATTACCAGGCCGAACAGGCCGCGCGCGTGCATGCCAGCTATACCCTGGTCACGGGCGGCGAACTGGTGAAGGTCGATGCCAAGCAGATCCACATGGGATAA
- the tssG gene encoding type VI secretion system baseplate subunit TssG, translating into MPSRSTWDKAGGPALPGEFWRRLEAAPWSHDLFNTLRWIDARAGNRSPLGRDSLPRNEPVRLRQEPSMAFAPSTLAAARGARDGRPPELSIYSFGLFGPNGPLPLHLTEHARERMHHYRDGTLAAFADIFHHRLILLFYRAWADAQSTVSLDRGEERFTGYVASLLHMGQPSMRGRDAVMDHAKYYMAGHLLRQTRNPEGIKHILQAFFQVPVRIREFVPQWIRLDPAQRMALGGAMGLGRDTVLGAAVRDAQHKFRIEIGPLDLATYRAFLPGGPRGRQLMHWVRHYIGVEFAWDARPILRAQDVDGVRLGQDQPLGLSSWLGRRRPAQGHAGDLLLDYESRGRLSRGRRGGEPAISAHLSTEEIPQ; encoded by the coding sequence ATGCCAAGCAGATCCACATGGGATAAGGCCGGCGGCCCCGCCCTGCCCGGCGAATTCTGGCGCCGGCTGGAGGCCGCCCCCTGGTCGCACGATCTGTTCAACACCTTGCGGTGGATAGACGCGCGGGCCGGCAACCGGTCGCCGCTGGGCCGCGACAGCCTGCCGCGCAACGAGCCCGTGCGGCTGCGCCAGGAACCGTCCATGGCCTTCGCGCCATCGACGCTGGCGGCGGCGCGCGGCGCCCGCGACGGCCGGCCGCCCGAGCTGTCCATCTACAGCTTCGGGCTGTTCGGCCCCAATGGCCCCCTGCCGCTGCACCTGACCGAACACGCGCGCGAGCGCATGCACCATTACCGCGACGGCACGCTGGCCGCCTTCGCCGACATCTTCCATCACCGGCTGATCCTGCTGTTCTACCGCGCCTGGGCCGACGCCCAGAGCACGGTCAGCCTGGATCGCGGCGAGGAACGCTTCACGGGCTACGTGGCCAGCCTGCTGCACATGGGGCAGCCGTCCATGCGCGGGCGCGACGCCGTCATGGACCACGCCAAGTACTACATGGCGGGGCATCTGCTGCGGCAGACCCGCAACCCGGAAGGCATCAAGCACATCCTGCAGGCCTTCTTCCAGGTGCCCGTGCGCATCCGGGAGTTCGTGCCGCAATGGATACGCCTGGACCCCGCGCAGCGCATGGCCCTGGGCGGCGCCATGGGCCTGGGACGCGACACCGTCCTGGGCGCGGCGGTGCGCGACGCCCAGCACAAATTCCGCATCGAGATCGGCCCGCTGGATCTCGCCACCTACCGCGCCTTCCTGCCCGGCGGACCGCGCGGACGCCAGCTGATGCACTGGGTGCGGCACTACATCGGCGTCGAGTTCGCCTGGGACGCACGGCCCATCCTGCGCGCGCAGGACGTAGACGGCGTGCGGCTGGGGCAGGACCAGCCGCTGGGCCTGTCGTCCTGGCTGGGCCGCCGCCGCCCGGCGCAGGGCCACGCCGGCGACCTCCTGCTCGATTATGAGAGCCGGGGGCGCCTTAGCCGGGGGCGCCGCGGCGGGGAGCCGGCGATTTCCGCCCACCTATCCACCGAGGAGATCCCGCAGTGA
- a CDS encoding tlde1 domain-containing protein — protein sequence MRHDMFYDGQVLDWPGHGKFRASSGLPGHQMPDRYCAGDSGPIPPGYYKIMLADRGPAQDDGRHACALKPAWGMQSIPRGTAAGECEPYWANWGWNRARMEPADEATRHRCTPARGGFYLHDSIKGYSHGCIEVEGRIFPLLRTYSRGSHRDSMILLVRYVAGRSTYGGTRAAP from the coding sequence GTGAGGCACGACATGTTCTACGACGGCCAGGTGCTGGACTGGCCGGGACACGGCAAATTCCGCGCCAGCAGCGGCTTGCCGGGGCACCAGATGCCCGACCGGTACTGCGCCGGCGATAGCGGTCCCATCCCGCCGGGCTACTACAAGATCATGCTGGCCGACCGGGGGCCGGCGCAGGACGACGGCCGCCATGCCTGCGCGCTGAAGCCGGCCTGGGGCATGCAGTCCATACCGCGCGGCACCGCGGCCGGCGAATGCGAGCCCTATTGGGCCAACTGGGGCTGGAACCGCGCGCGCATGGAGCCCGCCGACGAGGCCACCCGCCATCGCTGCACGCCGGCGCGCGGCGGCTTCTACCTGCACGATTCGATCAAGGGCTACAGCCACGGCTGCATCGAAGTGGAAGGCCGCATTTTTCCGCTGCTGCGCACCTACTCGCGCGGCAGCCATCGCGATTCCATGATCCTGCTGGTGCGGTACGTGGCCGGCCGATCCACCTACGGAGGCACCCGTGCCGCGCCATAA
- a CDS encoding DUF2195 family protein codes for MPRHNSLPRIAGMLACAAGAAATALAATPARAAGAVTVDNPLQACMAVQLGTRTIDRGVLLQALTLDTRKPVGACGCKSAIVGYTARVLLDGGARGLLLQGRLNTRAGATTEAATGATPRTLPLAADATLAGDRPVTLSFECAAPD; via the coding sequence GTGCCGCGCCATAACTCCCTGCCACGCATCGCCGGGATGCTCGCCTGCGCGGCGGGCGCGGCCGCCACGGCCCTGGCCGCCACGCCGGCGCGCGCGGCGGGCGCCGTCACCGTGGACAACCCGCTGCAAGCCTGCATGGCCGTGCAGCTGGGCACGCGCACCATCGACCGTGGCGTACTGCTGCAGGCCCTGACGCTGGACACGCGCAAACCGGTCGGCGCATGCGGCTGCAAATCCGCCATCGTCGGCTACACCGCCCGGGTCCTGCTGGACGGCGGCGCGCGCGGCCTGCTGCTGCAAGGCAGGCTGAACACGCGCGCCGGCGCCACGACGGAGGCAGCGACAGGCGCAACGCCGCGCACGCTGCCGCTGGCGGCGGATGCCACGCTGGCCGGCGATCGCCCGGTCACGCTCAGCTTCGAGTGCGCCGCGCCCGATTGA
- the tssH gene encoding type VI secretion system ATPase TssH: protein MSDIGRIDLFGKLDPLLYQALEGATAFCKLRGNPYVELVHWIHHLLRHADGDLQRIARHFELDAGRLQADLAGALEQLPRGAGSVSDLSEHIDHSVERAWILASLRYGRARIRGGHLVLALVKTYALRNVLLGMSGQFARIVPDVLLENLPAIVAGSPEDAADLPAASGGHDAGSGGAPSGTMPGGRGQALARYAVDLTARAAAGEIDPVSGREAEIRQIVDILMRRRQNNPLLAGEAGVGKTAVVEGLALRLAAGDVPPALRHVSLYLLDLGLLQAGAGVKGEFEQRLRALIDDVQASEKPIVLFIDEIHTLIGAGGAAGTGDAANLLKPALARGQLRTIGATTWSEYKKYIEKDPALTRRFQVVQVHEPDEARALGMLRALADTLQRHHRVLLLDEAMVAAVALSHRYIPARQLPDKAVALLDTACARVAVSQHAVPPALEDARRRIQALETERDIAGREAQLGLDGDARGLALDGQLDDARAQEAALAARWEEERSLGARVLALREQLEDSATAATQAADLRDQLGRTQRELARVQGETPMVHPAVNAAAVAAVVADWTGIPVGRMMRDEARSVLDLATTLERRVIGQRHALEAVARRVQTSRARLTDPHKPVGVFLLCGPSGVGKTETALALAEALYGGEQNLISINMSEFQEPHTVSTLKGAPPGYVGYGEGGVLTEAVRRRPYSVVLLDEIEKAHADVHEIFFQVFDKGWMEDGEGRHIDFRNTIILLTSNVGADLIARLCRDPALAPDAEGLASALREPLLRVFPAALLGRLAVVPYLPLSDDMLAGVVRLQFDRIRERLRQNHGIALEVAPAAAALVAQRCTEVESGARMVDAILTHTVLPRISQALLTASAQERGVRRIALDAADGEFRYEYA, encoded by the coding sequence ATGTCCGACATCGGCCGCATCGATCTCTTCGGCAAGCTCGATCCCCTGCTTTACCAGGCACTGGAGGGGGCGACCGCGTTCTGCAAACTGCGCGGCAATCCCTATGTGGAGCTGGTCCACTGGATCCACCATCTGCTGCGGCACGCGGATGGCGACCTGCAGCGCATCGCCCGGCATTTCGAGCTGGACGCCGGACGGCTGCAGGCCGACCTGGCCGGCGCGCTGGAACAGCTGCCACGCGGCGCGGGCTCGGTATCCGACCTTTCCGAACATATCGACCATTCCGTGGAACGCGCCTGGATCCTGGCCTCGCTGCGCTATGGCCGCGCGCGCATACGCGGCGGCCACCTGGTGCTGGCGCTGGTCAAGACCTATGCCTTGCGCAACGTGCTGCTGGGCATGTCGGGCCAGTTCGCGCGCATCGTGCCGGACGTGCTGCTGGAGAACCTGCCCGCCATCGTCGCCGGCTCGCCGGAGGACGCGGCGGACCTGCCCGCCGCGTCAGGCGGCCATGACGCGGGGTCCGGCGGCGCGCCTTCCGGCACGATGCCGGGCGGGCGCGGCCAGGCCCTGGCGCGCTATGCCGTCGACCTGACGGCCCGCGCCGCCGCGGGCGAAATCGATCCCGTCTCGGGACGCGAGGCGGAAATCCGCCAGATCGTCGACATCCTGATGCGCCGGCGGCAGAACAACCCGCTGCTGGCCGGCGAGGCCGGCGTGGGCAAGACCGCGGTGGTGGAAGGACTGGCCCTGCGCCTGGCCGCCGGGGACGTGCCGCCGGCCCTGCGCCACGTGTCGCTATACCTGCTGGACCTGGGCCTATTGCAGGCCGGCGCCGGGGTCAAGGGCGAGTTCGAGCAACGCCTGCGCGCCCTCATCGACGACGTGCAGGCCAGCGAGAAGCCCATCGTCCTGTTCATCGACGAGATCCATACCCTGATCGGCGCGGGCGGCGCCGCGGGCACGGGGGACGCGGCCAACCTGCTCAAGCCCGCGCTGGCGCGCGGGCAGTTGCGCACCATCGGCGCGACCACCTGGTCGGAATACAAGAAATACATCGAGAAAGACCCCGCGCTGACGCGCCGCTTCCAGGTCGTGCAGGTGCACGAACCCGACGAGGCGCGCGCCCTGGGCATGCTGCGCGCCCTGGCCGACACGCTGCAGCGCCATCACCGCGTGCTGCTGCTGGACGAAGCCATGGTCGCGGCGGTGGCGCTGTCGCACCGCTACATCCCCGCGCGGCAGCTGCCGGACAAGGCCGTGGCGCTGCTGGATACGGCCTGCGCACGCGTCGCGGTCAGCCAGCATGCCGTGCCGCCGGCGCTGGAGGACGCGCGCCGCCGCATCCAGGCGCTGGAAACCGAACGCGACATCGCCGGCCGCGAGGCGCAATTGGGCCTGGACGGCGACGCGCGCGGGCTCGCGCTGGACGGCCAGCTGGACGACGCCCGTGCGCAAGAAGCCGCGCTGGCCGCGCGCTGGGAAGAGGAACGCAGCCTGGGCGCGCGCGTGCTGGCGCTGCGCGAGCAGCTGGAAGACAGCGCGACCGCCGCCACGCAGGCGGCGGACCTGCGCGACCAGCTGGGCCGCACGCAGCGCGAGCTGGCGCGGGTACAGGGCGAAACGCCCATGGTGCACCCGGCCGTCAACGCCGCCGCCGTGGCGGCCGTGGTGGCCGATTGGACGGGCATCCCCGTGGGCCGCATGATGCGCGATGAAGCCCGCTCCGTGCTGGACCTGGCCACCACGCTGGAACGCCGGGTCATCGGCCAGCGCCACGCGCTGGAGGCCGTGGCGCGGCGCGTGCAGACTTCACGCGCGCGGCTCACCGATCCGCACAAGCCGGTGGGCGTTTTCCTGCTGTGCGGCCCCAGCGGCGTCGGCAAGACGGAAACGGCGCTGGCCCTGGCCGAGGCGCTCTACGGCGGCGAGCAGAACCTGATCTCCATCAACATGAGCGAGTTCCAGGAGCCGCACACGGTCTCGACGCTGAAGGGGGCGCCGCCCGGCTATGTCGGCTACGGCGAAGGCGGCGTGCTGACCGAAGCCGTGCGGCGGCGGCCCTACAGCGTGGTGCTGCTGGACGAGATCGAAAAAGCCCACGCCGACGTGCACGAGATCTTCTTCCAGGTCTTCGACAAGGGCTGGATGGAGGACGGCGAGGGCCGCCACATCGACTTCCGCAACACCATCATCCTGTTGACCTCCAATGTCGGCGCGGACCTGATCGCGCGCCTGTGCCGCGATCCCGCCCTGGCGCCCGATGCCGAGGGCCTGGCGTCGGCCCTGCGCGAACCGCTGCTGCGCGTATTCCCGGCGGCGCTGCTGGGCCGCCTGGCCGTCGTGCCCTACCTGCCCCTGAGCGACGACATGCTGGCCGGCGTGGTGCGGCTGCAGTTCGACCGCATCCGCGAACGCCTGCGCCAGAACCACGGCATCGCGCTGGAGGTCGCGCCCGCCGCCGCCGCGCTGGTCGCGCAGCGCTGCACCGAAGTCGAATCCGGCGCCCGCATGGTGGACGCGATCCTGACCCATACCGTGCTGCCGCGCATCAGCCAGGCACTGTTGACCGCCTCCGCGCAGGAGCGCGGCGTCCGCCGCATCGCCCTGGACGCCGCGGACGGCGAGTTTCGCTACGAGTACGCATGA
- a CDS encoding TssQ family T6SS-associated lipoprotein codes for MARPSGSRLRHALAWGFLALAASGCATTSPAARQALQTVRDQYMAGDYGAVIRTVATSETLAAAPDDTRVEALKLQAYSYCLTRYTRLCEDGFLRILRIEPSFRLPANESGHPMWGPVFEHARQAARSGSA; via the coding sequence ATGGCCAGGCCTTCCGGATCGCGGTTGCGGCACGCATTGGCCTGGGGCTTCCTCGCCCTGGCGGCATCCGGCTGCGCGACGACCAGCCCCGCGGCCCGGCAGGCCTTGCAAACGGTGCGCGACCAATACATGGCCGGAGACTACGGCGCGGTGATCCGTACCGTCGCCACGTCCGAAACGCTGGCGGCGGCGCCCGACGACACGCGCGTGGAAGCCTTGAAACTGCAGGCCTACAGCTATTGCCTGACCCGCTACACGCGGCTCTGCGAGGACGGCTTCCTGCGCATCCTGCGGATCGAACCGTCCTTCCGGCTGCCCGCCAACGAATCGGGGCATCCCATGTGGGGACCGGTCTTCGAGCATGCGCGGCAAGCGGCGCGGAGCGGCTCGGCATGA
- the tssJ gene encoding type VI secretion system lipoprotein TssJ translates to MTTRRAFLFAPAAASLAGAAVLAGCSSTARQVPIPYAIVLSADPRVNPDTNRRPSPIQVTVYELKSPGTFQSRDYYALQADPQAALGKDLLNSDQVIVKPGETRTLERPGNPEARAVGIVAGYRDLENSRWRLVVPLPEAQNTNIYKVWQFSPNEEKIRIAVGAEGLSETDRGRSWWPF, encoded by the coding sequence ATGACGACACGACGCGCCTTCCTGTTCGCGCCGGCGGCGGCATCGCTGGCCGGCGCCGCCGTGCTGGCCGGCTGTTCCTCCACCGCCAGGCAAGTGCCCATTCCCTATGCCATCGTGCTGTCGGCCGACCCGCGGGTGAATCCGGACACCAACCGGCGCCCCTCGCCCATCCAGGTCACCGTCTACGAACTGAAGTCGCCGGGCACCTTCCAATCGCGTGACTACTACGCGCTGCAGGCCGACCCGCAGGCGGCGTTGGGCAAGGACCTGCTCAACAGCGACCAGGTCATCGTCAAGCCCGGCGAAACGCGGACGCTGGAGCGGCCCGGCAATCCCGAGGCGCGCGCGGTCGGCATCGTCGCCGGCTATCGCGACCTGGAAAACAGCCGATGGCGCCTGGTCGTGCCGCTGCCCGAGGCGCAGAACACCAATATCTACAAGGTATGGCAGTTCTCCCCCAACGAGGAAAAGATCCGGATCGCGGTGGGCGCCGAGGGCCTGTCGGAAACCGACCGCGGCCGGTCGTGGTGGCCGTTCTGA